In the genome of Mytilus edulis chromosome 3, xbMytEdul2.2, whole genome shotgun sequence, one region contains:
- the LOC139514419 gene encoding uncharacterized protein CXorf65 homolog, translating into MFVTVKYGDDQSKIFNANCRNDILLHSIKEKCKCNSNDILELSDEDGIVKDLRRHPFEYGVDFLKERETLILLKIEGLYHENDFDRSRTIYRPMLVGMENNTEFVETLNPKVEGRSRPISARSGVNSSDDQKNVKNNKQSKQQNKKADRKTAKSPKK; encoded by the exons atgaCCAGAGTAAAATTTTTAATGCTAACTGCAGAAATGACATTTTATTACATTCCATTAAAGAAAAGTGCAAATGTAACTCAAATG atatattaGAGCTTTCTGATGAAGATGGAATAGTTAAAGATTTAAGACGGCACCCGTTCGAGTATGGTGTTgatttcttaaaagaaagagaaaCTCTAATTCTGCTTAAAATTGAAG GTCTTTACCATGAAAATGACTTTGACCGATCAAGAACGATATACAGACCCATGCTGGTAGGAATGGAAAATAATACTGAATTTGTTG AAACGTTGAATCCAAAAGTAGAAGGACGCTCCCGGCCAATATCTGCAAGATCAGGTGTCAACTCATCAGATGACCAGAAAAAcgtaaaaaacaataaacaatcaaaACAACAGAACAAGAAAGCAGACAGAAAAACAGCAAAATCTCCCAAAAAGTGA